Proteins from a genomic interval of Spea bombifrons isolate aSpeBom1 chromosome 4, aSpeBom1.2.pri, whole genome shotgun sequence:
- the CLPP gene encoding ATP-dependent Clp protease proteolytic subunit, mitochondrial: MELLMRATRPAWQAAHVLPRVRNLHRGPARLSPLIPIVVEQTGRGERAYDIYSRLLRERIICVMGPIDDSLSSVVIAQLLFLQSESNKKPIHMYINSPGGSVTSGLAIYDTMQYILNPICTWCVGQAASMGSLLLAAGTGGMRHSLPNSRIMIHQPSGGVRGQATDIAIQAEEILKLKKQINEIYAKHTRQPLSVIESVMERDRYMSPTEAQEFGILDKVLVHPPQDGEDEPELVRKQDTQPPPKEP; encoded by the exons ATGGAGTTACTAATGAGAGCGACA AGGCCGGCATGGCAGGCTGCGCATGTCCTGCCCCGTGTCCGAAATCTGCACCGAGGTCCGGCGAGACTCTCCCCTCTCATCCCTATCGTGGTGGAGCAGACG GGCCGCGGGGAGCGGGCGTATGACATCTACTCCAGATTGCTGCGAGAACGCATTATCTGCGTTATGGGTCCG ATTGATGACTCTCTCTCGAGTGTAGTGATCGCTCAGCTCCTGTTCCTGCAATCCGAAAGCAACAAAAAGCCCATCCATATGTATATCAACAGCCCAG GGGGCTCCGTCACCTCCGGCCTGGCGATCTACGACACCATGCAGTACATCCTGAACCCCATCTGCACGTGGTGTGTGGGCCAGGCGGCCAGCATGGGATCGCTGCTCCTCGCTGCCGGGACAGGCGGCATGCGACACTCCCTGCCCAACTCCCGAATCATGATCCACCAGCCGTCTGGGGGTGTGAGG GGTCAGGCCACCGATATCGCAATCCAAGCCGAGGAAATCTTGAAGCTAAAGAAACAGATTAATGAGATATATGCCAAGCATACCCGGCAGCCGCTGTCTGTGATTG AGTCCGTAATGGAAAGGGATCGGTACATGAGCCCCACGGAAGCCCAGGAGTTTGGCATCCTGGATAAGGTCCTCGTGCACCCTCCTCAGGATGGTGAAGACGAACCAGAGCTGGTCAGGAAGCAGGACACGCAGCCTCCACCAAAAGAACCCTAA